One segment of Argiope bruennichi chromosome 11, qqArgBrue1.1, whole genome shotgun sequence DNA contains the following:
- the LOC129956966 gene encoding uncharacterized protein LOC129956966 yields the protein MEKQLKFVLNYSLEEITLRRVVANLWTETDIVVMIQNFPCECPHDIEHRKKNRNVAFNKVKAKLSKLVIPASLKERMMDLIKPIGTELMQWKTFHDSIFQSTNRDLSLYMLKRVVWTSAGTIDYRRTAKILLCSDVLGVRTRYSIACLYCYVDDIPVLWNELPEVVKNCYLSAFYVPLVRELQLEFYWAHVMVGEEPKLERIVTEPLREVATFNQHAFETFARKGNRSATDYFLRKLSTEVRNASLMNAVNIVISDRCTNTSTWKTDFPLEKLSEMLCYLLSLMSPAQQEQIIRKRPVEVLRCFLDWPCQDLFLETADFVFTFLPETKYGTLLRSITKNIESSGYYFPMLFRKFFINSPREFKSIFINYECQFCSYFDEFFNAEDAETIKCFFRNVTVEDRMSLCSRYNFFRILDPLIMNGKWYLVKMCIEEISPFQKDRARLEETYMGYLRGVDSRNRRLRKRRWRQIFQECDEEDKATASSKRSSRGKTLIKAKKLQTQ from the coding sequence atggagaaacaGCTCAAATTCGTGTTGAATTATTCACTCGAGGAAATAACTCTGAGGAGAGTAGTTGCCAACTTATGGACTGAAACTGACATTGTGGTTATGATACAGAATTTTCCCTGCGAGTGTCCTCATGATAttgaacatagaaaaaaaaatagaaatgttgcTTTTAATAAGGTAAAGGCTAAGTTGTCAAAACTCGTGATACCTGCTTCACTAAAGGAACGTATGATGGATTTAATAAAACCTATTGGTACTGAATTAATGCAATGGAAAACATTCCATGATAGTATTTTCCAGTCAACAAATAGAGATCTAAGTTTGTATATGCTGAAACGCGTAGTCTGGACATCTGCCGGGACAATAGATTACCGAAGAACTGCAAAAATACTTCTATGTTCTGATGTATTGGGGGTTCGGACTCGTTACTCGATCGCATGTTTATATTGCTATGTTGACGACATTCCAGTTCTTTGGAATGAACTTCCTGAAGTggttaaaaattgctatttatccGCATTTTATGTTCCGCTGGTCAGAGAGCTGCAACTGGAATTCTATTGGGCCCATGTTATGGTGGGAGAAGAACCTAAACTGGAACGTATCGTTACAGAACCGTTGCGTGAAGTTGCAACTTTTAATCAGCATGCATTTGAAACTTTCGCACGCAAAGGTAATAGATCAGCTACCGATTATTTCTTGCGAAAGTTGTCCACTGAAGTGCGAAACGCTTCTTTAATGAACGCTGTCAACATCGTTATATCGGACAGATGCACAAATACAAGCACGTGGAAGACCGATTTTCCACTTGAGAAACTTTCTGAAATGTTGTGCTACTTATTATCCCTGATGAGCCCCGCACAGCAGGAGCAAATTATAAGGAAGAGGCCAGTTGAAGTTTTAAGATGCTTTCTGGATTGGCCGTGCCAAGACCTTTTCTTGGAGACTGCAGATTTTGTGTTCACTTTTCTGCCCGAAACAAAATACGGCACACTGCTGAGATCAATAACGAAAAATATCGAATCTTCAGGCTATTATTTTCCAATGTTGTTcaggaaattttttataaacagtcCAAgggaatttaaaagtatttttataaattacgaaTGCCAGTTCTGttcttattttgatgaatttttcaatGCTGAAGATGCAGAGACCATCAAATGTTTCTTCAGAAATGTAACTGTCGAAGACAGAATGAGCCTTTGTTctcgttataatttttttcggatTCTCGATCCACTTATAATGAATGGCAAGTGGTATTTGGTAAAAATGTGTATTGAAGAGATCTCTCCATTCCAAAAAGACAGGGCGAGGCTGGAAGAAACGTATATGGGATATCTGAGAGGAGTGGACTCGCGCAACAGGAGGTTGAGGAAACGCAGATGGAGACAGATTTTCCAGGAATGTGACGAAGAAGACAAAGCGACTGCTTCCAGCAAGAGAAGCTCTCGTGGAAAAACGCTGATAAAAGCTAAAAAGCTCCAAACGCAGTGA